One Streptomyces sp. NBC_00223 genomic window carries:
- a CDS encoding ABC transporter ATP-binding protein yields the protein MTTLTKPEAEPTPQGSEHFLSVRDLYVQFATEDGTVKAVDGLSFDLDRGKTLGIVGESGSGKSVTNLAILGLHNPRNTTISGEITLDGQKLTGASPRTLERLRGKKMSMVFQDSLTALSPYYTVGRQIAEPYVKHMGASKKEGRARAIEMLGKVGIPQPHTRVDDYPHQFSGGMRQRAMIAMALVCDPDLVIADEPTTALDVTVQAQILDLLKDLQQETGTAIILITHDLGVIANTADDVVVMYAGRAVERGTVRDILKKPEHPYAWGLLGSIPRLTAAVDVPLLPIPGSPPSLLNPPSGCPFHTRCAFTDQVEGEDRCSTERPHLPSGRGSACHLTADQKRDIFIEQIQPRLR from the coding sequence GTGACCACTCTGACGAAGCCCGAGGCCGAGCCCACGCCTCAGGGATCCGAGCACTTCCTCTCCGTGCGCGACCTGTATGTCCAGTTCGCCACCGAGGACGGCACCGTGAAGGCCGTCGACGGGCTTTCCTTCGACCTCGACCGGGGGAAGACCCTGGGCATCGTGGGCGAGTCCGGGTCCGGCAAGTCGGTCACCAACCTGGCGATTCTGGGCCTGCACAACCCCCGCAACACCACCATCAGCGGTGAGATCACCCTCGACGGCCAGAAGCTGACCGGCGCGAGCCCCCGCACGCTGGAGCGGCTGCGCGGCAAGAAGATGTCCATGGTCTTCCAGGACTCGCTGACCGCCCTGTCGCCGTACTACACGGTCGGGCGGCAGATCGCCGAGCCGTATGTGAAGCACATGGGCGCCTCCAAGAAGGAGGGCCGCGCGCGGGCGATCGAGATGCTGGGCAAGGTCGGCATCCCGCAGCCGCACACCCGGGTGGACGACTACCCGCACCAGTTCTCCGGCGGTATGCGGCAGCGCGCGATGATCGCGATGGCACTGGTCTGCGACCCCGACCTGGTGATCGCGGACGAGCCGACCACCGCGCTCGACGTCACCGTGCAGGCCCAGATCCTGGACCTGCTCAAGGACCTCCAGCAGGAGACCGGCACCGCGATCATCCTGATCACCCACGACCTCGGCGTGATCGCCAACACCGCCGACGACGTGGTCGTGATGTACGCCGGCCGGGCCGTCGAGCGCGGTACGGTCCGGGACATCCTCAAGAAGCCCGAGCACCCCTACGCCTGGGGCCTGCTGGGCTCCATTCCGCGGCTGACGGCGGCGGTGGACGTACCCCTGCTGCCGATCCCGGGATCGCCGCCCAGCCTGCTGAACCCGCCGTCGGGCTGCCCGTTCCACACACGCTGCGCCTTCACCGACCAGGTGGAAGGGGAGGACCGTTGCAGCACCGAACGGCCTCACCTGCCGTCCGGGCGCGGTTCGGCCTGTCACCTGACGGCGGACCAGAAGCGTGACATCTTCATCGAGCAGATCCAGCCGCGGCTGCGCTGA
- a CDS encoding ABC transporter permease: MLRFLARRVLGAIVIVLAISAVTYFLFFVLPSDPAKLACGKNCSNVDLVAAIHHRMGLDQPVYAQYWHYMTGIFTGRTMPDGQNCPAPCFGFSFVNDQPIWPTLADRYPTTLSLAIGGSAVFLVIGVTLGMLSAWQQGKTFDRVASSISLIGNSVQIYFIGPLAIALFVDNLGWLDGSHDPTWSSDPAGSFAGLVLPCLVMSVIFWSNYSRQTRSLMVEQLSEDHIRTARAKGMGSKYVFYRYALRGAAASIITIFGIDLGSVFGGAIITEATFSLHGLGTLAVNSVQTVDLPMEMAVMLISASAIVLFNIVVDAAYALIDPRIRLA; this comes from the coding sequence ATGCTCCGTTTCCTCGCACGACGCGTTCTGGGCGCGATCGTCATCGTCCTGGCCATCAGCGCCGTCACGTACTTCCTATTCTTCGTGCTGCCGTCGGATCCGGCAAAGCTTGCGTGTGGCAAGAACTGCTCCAACGTCGACCTTGTCGCCGCCATTCACCACCGCATGGGTCTCGACCAGCCCGTCTACGCCCAGTACTGGCACTACATGACGGGCATCTTCACCGGCCGCACCATGCCGGATGGCCAGAACTGCCCGGCCCCCTGCTTCGGCTTCTCCTTCGTCAACGACCAGCCGATCTGGCCGACGCTCGCCGACCGCTACCCGACCACGCTCTCGCTGGCCATCGGCGGTTCCGCGGTCTTCCTGGTCATCGGTGTCACCCTGGGCATGCTCTCGGCCTGGCAGCAGGGCAAGACCTTCGACCGCGTCGCCAGCTCCATCTCGCTGATCGGCAACTCGGTCCAGATCTACTTCATCGGCCCGCTGGCCATCGCGCTGTTCGTCGACAACCTCGGCTGGCTCGACGGCAGCCACGACCCGACCTGGAGCTCCGATCCCGCCGGCTCGTTCGCCGGCCTGGTGCTGCCCTGTCTGGTGATGTCGGTCATCTTCTGGTCGAACTACAGCCGGCAGACCCGCTCGCTGATGGTCGAGCAGCTGTCCGAGGACCACATCCGTACCGCCCGGGCCAAGGGCATGGGCTCGAAGTACGTGTTCTACCGGTACGCGCTGCGCGGCGCCGCCGCCTCCATCATCACCATCTTCGGCATCGACCTCGGCAGTGTCTTCGGCGGCGCGATCATCACCGAGGCCACCTTCAGCCTGCACGGTCTCGGTACGCTCGCCGTCAACTCGGTGCAGACCGTGGACCTGCCGATGGAGATGGCCGTCATGCTCATCAGCGCCAGCGCGATCGTCCTCTTCAACATCGTCGTCGACGCCGCCTACGCCCTCATCGACCCGCGGATTCGGCTCGCGTGA